In Pseudomonas grandcourensis, the DNA window GGCCATTCGGGGTCGCAGCGGTGTAGAGATCTATCATGGTTGTCTCCCTTTTCAACCCGCCAAGCCTCGACAGTTGCCCGGCGCAAGTCAAGGAATGGCGAAGAACCGATTGAAACAGTCTGCGACAAGATCGGCACCGGACTCGTCATTGAGGTGCAAATGGTGGCCGCCTGGCAGCTGTTCCCGGCTAAAGGGTAGACGCTCCAGCAACTCAGGGTGTTTGGCGAGCATGCCGTCGGCAGCGACCACCAGGGTTGCAGGACACTTGATCCGCTGCACGAAGGCCATGGCCTGCTCGGTGGTAAGACGCAGCGGCGATGGCAGCGTGAGGCGGTTGTCGGTGCGCCAGGTGTAACCGCCCGCCACCGGCATCAGGCCACGCTGCGCCAGCAGTTCAGCGGCCTCCCGGCTGACCGCCACCAGGCCCTTCATGCGCGCTTCGATGGCTCGGTCGAGGGTGTCGTAGACCGGCTTGCGCTTTTCCCGCAGATCCAGTTGCGCCTGCAGGGCCATGCCCATGCGCTCGGCAGCGTTTTCACCTTTGTCTGTAGGAGGAATGATCCCGTCGATCAACGCCAGATGGGTGACACGCTCGGGCATCGACCCGGCGATGATCAACGAAGCAATGGCGCCCATCGAATGCCCCATCAGCGCAAATTGGCGCAGGCCAAGCTGTTCGGCGACTTGCAGCACATCGTGGGCATAGTCCCACATGGCGTAACCGGCGCCCGGCGGGCGATGCCCGGAATGACCGTGGCCGGCCATGTCCAGCGCGATAATGCG includes these proteins:
- a CDS encoding alpha/beta hydrolase, with translation MNHVVEEVRLSLPHIELAAHLFGPEDGLPVIALHGWLDNANSFARLAPKLKGLRIIALDMAGHGHSGHRPPGAGYAMWDYAHDVLQVAEQLGLRQFALMGHSMGAIASLIIAGSMPERVTHLALIDGIIPPTDKGENAAERMGMALQAQLDLREKRKPVYDTLDRAIEARMKGLVAVSREAAELLAQRGLMPVAGGYTWRTDNRLTLPSPLRLTTEQAMAFVQRIKCPATLVVAADGMLAKHPELLERLPFSREQLPGGHHLHLNDESGADLVADCFNRFFAIP